A genomic segment from Nitratiruptor sp. YY08-10 encodes:
- a CDS encoding M23 family metallopeptidase: MRKKGRLYLVLFIIALLGLIFYWILTSELFERQKPSIQIASKLYWNLRKPIDIKISDNSGIKSYTVTMDDGKNREVLEQRTFENPPKEVQLSLERPMKLEFPRNRAILHIEVQDKSLWHYFLGNRSVKDIKIIIDTKRPELYLVNNSYSITKGGSALVVFHCNDDNLKEFYVQTNFGKRFYAQPFYEEGYYAALIAWPVTQKRFRATLVAYDKAGNRSKVHVPLYLLNKKYRVSKITLKKNFLEGKVALLAEDYPETAKMDPLEKFKFVNETLRERNEQLIHKLTSKVPKEMFDSFSIKPFYPLKNGARVASFGDHRYYYYHGKLVSESYHLGLDLASTRAAPIKASNPGDVVFADYNGIYGNMPLISHGLGLYTLYGHCSTLFVKKGDQVERGETIAKTGNTGLALGDHLHFGVLVQGVEVRPKEWMDKKWIKDNIIDVLKEAKKIINSK; the protein is encoded by the coding sequence TTGAGAAAAAAAGGCAGACTCTATCTTGTACTGTTTATCATTGCACTTTTGGGTTTGATTTTTTACTGGATTTTGACTTCAGAACTGTTTGAGCGTCAAAAGCCTTCTATACAGATTGCATCGAAACTGTACTGGAATCTTCGAAAGCCGATTGATATTAAAATTTCGGACAATTCCGGCATCAAATCGTATACGGTGACAATGGATGACGGGAAAAACAGAGAAGTTCTTGAGCAAAGAACTTTCGAAAATCCTCCAAAAGAGGTACAACTTTCCCTTGAAAGGCCGATGAAACTCGAATTTCCAAGAAATAGGGCGATATTGCATATTGAAGTACAGGATAAGAGTCTTTGGCACTATTTTTTAGGGAATCGAAGTGTAAAAGATATCAAAATTATCATCGATACGAAGCGTCCTGAACTCTATTTGGTCAATAACTCCTATTCTATTACGAAAGGCGGCAGTGCTCTTGTCGTTTTTCACTGCAATGACGATAATTTAAAGGAGTTTTATGTACAGACCAATTTTGGTAAAAGGTTTTATGCTCAGCCTTTTTACGAAGAGGGATACTATGCAGCACTGATCGCATGGCCGGTGACCCAAAAAAGATTTCGAGCAACGTTGGTAGCCTATGACAAAGCAGGCAATCGAAGCAAAGTACATGTTCCTCTGTATCTCCTCAATAAAAAATATCGTGTCAGCAAAATAACCCTCAAAAAGAACTTTTTGGAAGGAAAAGTAGCGCTCCTGGCCGAAGATTATCCAGAGACGGCCAAAATGGATCCTTTGGAAAAATTCAAGTTTGTCAATGAAACGCTCAGAGAGCGAAACGAACAGTTGATTCACAAGCTTACCTCCAAAGTGCCAAAGGAGATGTTTGACTCTTTTTCAATCAAACCTTTTTATCCTTTGAAAAATGGAGCGAGAGTCGCCAGTTTTGGAGATCATCGGTACTATTACTATCATGGAAAGCTTGTTAGCGAATCGTATCATTTGGGACTGGATCTTGCAAGCACACGAGCGGCTCCTATAAAAGCGAGCAATCCTGGTGATGTTGTTTTTGCCGATTATAACGGTATCTATGGCAATATGCCGCTTATTTCCCACGGGTTAGGTCTGTATACACTTTATGGTCACTGTTCAACCCTGTTTGTGAAAAAAGGTGATCAAGTTGAGCGTGGTGAGACGATCGCAAAGACAGGAAATACAGGACTGGCTCTTGGTGACCATCTCCATTTTGGCGTATTGGTGCAGGGAGTGGAGGTTCGACCCAAAGAATGGATGGACAAAAAATGGATCAAAGACAATATTATCGATGTCTTGAAAGAGGCAAAAAAGATCATCAATTCCAAATAA